A genomic window from Silene latifolia isolate original U9 population chromosome 11, ASM4854445v1, whole genome shotgun sequence includes:
- the LOC141614110 gene encoding uncharacterized protein LOC141614110 produces the protein MELHYVTDSVDIVGVVIDETDIEDELAYWSNTLVGQFLGGKPSLVQVREFVSKSWNHVTKPEVLYYKKGWFYFRFHSEKDLCTILRGSTWSLGNHSLVMKRWTPQISKELDSVSRVPVWVTLPDLDPIFWSEKALSKIASKIGTPMYADPVTTNKERLSFARLMIEVDVSQKLPEDILLYTPYGQVLQRVVFEWLPYYCTHCKKLGHDVKQCRFLKKPAKEPVVVDPVTTPPAAAEVKAPATEVQAPVTKASAAEV, from the coding sequence ATGGAACTTCATTATGTTACAGACTCAGTGGATATTGTTGGGGTTGTCATTGATGAAACCGATATTGAAGATGAACTGGCGTATTGGTCCAATACTCTTGTGGGTCAATTTTTAGGGGGTAAGCCGTCGCTTGTTCAGGTTCGGGAATTTGTTAGCAAGTCCTGGAACCATGTGACAAAACCGGAAGTTCTGTATTACAAGAAGGGATGGTTCTACTTCCGATTTCACTCTGAGAAAGACTTATGTACTATCCTCAGGGGGAGTACTTGGAGCTTGGGTAATCATTCTCTGGTCATGAAGAGATGGACTCCTCAAATCTCTAAGGAATTGGATTCTGTCTCAAGGGTACCAGTTTGGGTCACTTTACCAGATTTAGATCCTATTTTTTGGTCTGAGAAGGCTTTAAGTAAGATTGCTAGCAAGATAGGTACTCCCATGTATGCTGATCCTGTGACTACTAACAAGGAGAGATTATCATTTGCTAGGCTGATGATTGAAGTGGATGTATCACAAAAGCTGCCTGAGGATATACTTTTGTATACTCCTTATGGTCAAGTCCTTCAGAGGGTTGTGTTCGAATGGTTGCCCTACTATTGCACACACTGTAAGAAGTTAGGACATGATGTGAAACAGTGTAGATTTCTAAAGAAACCAGCTAAGGAACCAGTTGTTGTTGACCCTGTCACTACTCCTCCAGCTGCTGCTGAGGTGAAGGCCCCTGCCACTGAGGTGCAGGCCCCTGTCACGAAAGCATCTGCTGCAGAGGTGTAG
- the LOC141614109 gene encoding uncharacterized protein LOC141614109 has protein sequence MYFSLLEKIKAKINHWANCNLSYAGKIQLINTVVFGIESFWCASFLLPKGVIHEIDKMCRRFLWGYQGAHKLVFFAWQKVYRSRAQGGFDIREILSWNKTLLLRMFWRISTASPSIWVQWCQHYHLQGLDCWSVMPSQSTSTVWKAIFAARDEFVGQTGSIAAAHASLQEWSKTGKLHLYQVYAVFHGRHSNLQWAKPTLDGVVMPRHAMLVRMAVQKGLATTDNLNRRGLHLVNRCYLCLAAAEDHPHLFFSCSFSRAVYQTILLWLGVTRRPLCLHQELQKGWRKKRARCSLAATVYFLWQERNWRIFRGVSRTIEQVVYQIKYYVSIRLYANINSSILEEVLEHMTS, from the coding sequence ATGTATTTCTCTTTACTTGAAAAAATAAAGGCCAAGATTAATCATTGGGCTAATTGTAATCTTTCCTATGCTGGGAAGATTCAGCTCATCAACACTGTTGTATTTGGTATTGAGAGCTTTTGGTGTGCAAGTTTTTTGCTGCCTAAGGGGGTCATCCACGAGATAGACAAAATGTGTAGAAGATTTCTATGGGGATACCAGGGAGCACATAAACTGGTGTTCTTTGCGTGGCAAAAAGTTTATAGGAGCAGGGCACAAGGAGGGTTTGATATTAGAGAAATTCTGAGCTGGAACAAAACGTTGTTGCTGAGAATGTTTTGGAGGATTTCTACTGCATCCCCTTCCATCTGGGTGCAGTGGTGTCAACACTATCATCTACAGGGTTTGGACTGTTGGAGTGTGATGCCATCACAGTCCACTTCCACGGTTTGGAAAGCTATCTTTGCTGCACGAGATGAATTTGTTGGACAGACTGGTTCAATTGCAGCTGCTCACGCTTCACTGCAGGAATGGAGTAAGACTGGTAAGTTGCATTTGTATCAGGTATATGCGGTTTTCCATGGGAGACACTCTAATCTCCAATGGGCTAAACCTACTTTGGATGGTGTGGTTATGCCTAGGCATGCTATGCTTGTGAGAATGGCAGTGCAAAAGGGGCTGGCCACTACTGATAATTTGAATAGAAGAGGGTTGCATCTTGTCAATAGATGCTACCTATGTCTGGCTGCTGCTGAGGACCATCCACACTTGTTCTTCTCTTGTTCCTTTTCAAGGGCCGTGTATCAAACTATTCTGCTCTGGCTTGGGGTCACGAGGAGACCTTTGTGTTTGCATCAGGAGCTCCAAAAAGGTTGGCGGAAAAAGCGAGCTAGGTGTAGTTTGGCTGCCACGGTTTACTTTCTATGGCAGGAAAGGAATTGGCGCATCTTTAGAGGGGTTTCTCGCACTATTGAGCAAGTTGTCTATCAAATTAAATATTATGTTTCTATTCGATTGTATGCTAATATTAATAGTAGTATATTAGAGGAGGTACTAGAGCATATGACTAGTTAG